A genome region from Cutaneotrichosporon cavernicola HIS019 DNA, chromosome: 5 includes the following:
- a CDS encoding uncharacterized protein (Fatty acid desaturase), whose product MSAVRQRLEKVASQKEKKVSVDESELPADRKFVVPNFTNKQLLDAIPAHCYERSLFRSSVTLVTDVAIVGTLVYGAYHIEDALSYLNLAELPTKALRIALWTTYCIVCSFWGTGLWVVGHECGHQAFSTSKTINNFIGWIVHSCLLVPYHAWRISHSRHHASTGSLTRDEVFVPHTRSERGLPKPATEDEFIGINVPEESQSLIAEVLDHVPAAMFWTAMYQVAGFPLYLIMNAAGQKRYPKTTNHFFPSSVIFRPSHYWQIIWSDIGLVLVLAGLTYWAKMRSFTEMFLVYGIPYLLVNSWIVMITYLQHTDPTIPHYSDSLWTFPRGALCTIDRTFLGPIGAWAVHGLCETHVLHHVCSKIPHYHAWEATEALKAFIGDHYQRSEENMLVSLWKSHRECLFIEDGADIAFYKNYRGQAQRWGVVQPPADSGVELSS is encoded by the exons ATGTCTGCTGTCCGCCAACGTCTGGAAAAGGTCGCAAGccagaaggagaagaaggtgtcggttgacgagagcgagctcCCCGCCGACCGCAA gtTCGTCGTGCCCAACTTTACCAACAAGCAACTGCTCGATGCCATTCC cgcGCACTGCTACGAGCGCTCGCTTTTCCGCTCGTCAGTGACCCTCGTCACTGACGTGGCTATTGTCGGTACCCTCGTGTACGGCGCGTACCacatcgaggacgcgctctcgtacctcaacctcgccgagctcccGACCAAGGCGCTCCGCATCGCTCTTTGGACGACGTACTGCATTGTGTGCTCGTTCTGGGGCACTGGTCTTTGGGTCGTTGG TCACGAGTGCGGCCACCAGGCGTTCTCGACAAGCAAGACTATCAACAACTTTATCGGGTGGATTGTACACTCGTGCCTCCTCGTTCCGTACCACGCGTGGCGTATCTCGCACTCGCGCCACCACGCATCGACGGGCAGCCTTACCCGTGATGAGGTGTTTGTTCCCCACACGCGCTCGGAACGCGGTCTCCCCAAGCCcgcgaccgaggacgagtttATCGGCATTAACGTCCCCGAGGAATCGCAGAGCTTGATCGCCGAGGTTCTCGACCACGTCCCGGCCGCCATGTTCTGGACTGCCATGTACCAGGTCGCCGGTTTCCCACTTTACCTGATCATGAACGCGGCCGGCCAGAAGCGGTACCCTAAGACGACCAACCACTTTTTCCCGTCGTCGGTCATCTTCCGCCCTAGCCACTACTGGCAGATCATCTGGTCTGACATTGGTCTTGTTCTCGTTCTTGCCGGCCTCACTTACTGGGCCAAGATGCGCAGCTTTACGGAAATGTTCCTCGTCTACGGCATCCCctacctcctcgtcaactcTTGGATTGTCATGATCACCTACCTCCAGCACACGGACCCTACTATTCCCCACTACTCTGATTCGCTGTGGACCTTCCCCCGCGGTGCGCTCTGCACTATCGACCGCACTTTCCTTGGTCCTATTGGAGCTTGGGCGGTCCACGGTCTGTGCGAGACGCACGTTCTCCACCACGTCTGCTCCAAGATTCCCCACTACCACGCCTGGGAGGCGACAGAGGCACTCAAGGCCTTCATTGGTGACCACTACCAGCGTTCCGAGGAGAACATGCTCGTGTCGCTGTGGAAGAGTCACCGTGAGTGCCTCTtcatcgaggacggcgccgaCATTGCATTCTACAAAAACTACCGTGGCCAGGCACAGCGCTGGGGCGTCGTCCAGCCCCCTGCCGACTCTGGTGTCGAGCTTTCCAGCTAA
- a CDS encoding uncharacterized protein (Pyridine nucleotide-disulphide oxidoreductase) yields the protein MFVRGAIATRRLLQPHAAHSLPSFARSFTSTQLGLSPFAPLALSRARVPTLSRFQPLFQSRFSSSSSGPSDPSGPSDPSKPPRTKWKYSRHGLMSPTFAQNHPWIASVVRLCMAVLVGCTVLVLIVLVHDAFTYNQKHLDRVPVNPLALSPRRGGPKNLPIIEVNIDDKESDEKSKCSGKPRLVIIGGGWGAVSILKTLPPTAYNVTLIAPDNYFCFTPLLPSACVGTVEVRTIVEPLRRLIARVHGHFLQGSAIDVEMSERLLEVEVPTAEGPMRGYVPYDKLVIAVGSKSNEHGVKGLEHCYQLKTIPDAQAIRRRIMTNLEMAALPTTTPAQRKQLLSFVVCGGGPTGVEFAAELSDMLNEDVLNYYPKLLKDDMSVTIIQSRDHILNTYSEKISEYAEKHFKREDIDVVTNARVVEVTDSCVRITVRGHDGELTEKEVPASLVLWSTGIAMQPFTRRMVEKLPNQFNSKAVQVDPFLRVEGAPKGSIYAIGDASTIHLNMLADLLLIWEKFDDNRDDKLTYDEWELMAKHIQKKYPVTSEYLAEIRDVFTEFDKEERGHLSLNQVADMFVKMTSKVTVLPATAQVAAQQGEYLGRLFGKMERKRETLEVEDIDELDDVEHYHPFKFLNLGSLAYIGNSAAFDVGGYGSAGGLVAMYAWRSVYWSMQVSMRSRFMLMLDWVKRGLFGRDLSKF from the exons ATGTTCGTCCGCGGCGCCATCGCGACGCGACGGCTGCTACAGCCCCATGCGGCACACTCGCTACCCTCTTTTGCGCGGAGCTTCACGTCGacccagctcggcctgtCACCATTCGCCCcgctcgccctctcccGTGCGCGCGTCCCGACTCTGTCCCGTTTCCAGCCACTCTTCCAGTCCCGGttctccagctcctcctctggcCCCTCTGACCCCTCTGGTCCCTCTGATCCCTCCAAGCCGCCCCGCACGAAATGGAAGTATTCGCGACACGGCCTAATGTCACCTACGTTTGCGCAAAACCACCCATGGATCGCCAGCGTCGTGCGCCTCTGCATGGCCGTGCTGGTTGGCTGTACAgttctcgtcctcatcgtaCTCGTCCACGACGCCTTCACCTATAACCAGAAACATCTTGATCGCGTCCCCGTCAACCCTCTCGCGCTGtcgcctcgccgcggcggacCCAAGAATCTTCCCATCATCGAGGTCAAcatcgacgacaaggagagCGACGAAAAGTCGAAATGCTCTGGCAAGCCACGCCTCGTCATTATTGGCGGCGGGTGGGGC GCCGTGAGCATCCTCAAGACGCTCCCTCCCACGGCTTATAATGTGACCTTGATTGCGCCCGACAACTATTTCTGCTTTactcccctccttccctcggCATGTGTTGGTACTGTGGAAGTGCGCACGATTGTTGAGCCTCTGCGCCGCCTCATCGCTCGTGTTCATGGTCATTTCTTGCAGGGATCAGCGATAGATGTCGAGATGTCCGAACggctgctcgaggttgaggtaCCCACTGCTGAGGGACCTATGCGCGGGTACGTCCCGTACGATAAGCTTGTGATTGCCGTCGGATCAAAGTCGAACGAACACGGCGTCAAGGGCCTCGAACATTGTTATCAGCTCAAGACGATTCCCGACGCCCAAGCCATTCGCCGCCGGATCATGA CCAACCTCGAGATGGCGGCACTGCCCACGACCACGCCTGCACAGCGCAAGCAACTGCTCTCGTTCGTTGTTTGTGGCGGCGGCCCGACCGGCGTCGAGTTCGCCGCAGAGCTCTCGGACATGCTCAACGAGGATGTGCTCAACTAC TACCCCAAGCTCCTGAAGGACGACATGTCCGTCACCATCATCCAGAGCCGCGACCACATTCTGAACACGTACTCGGAGAAGATCTCAGAGTACGCCGAAAAGCACTTCAAGCGCGAGGATATTGATGTCGTTACGAATGCGCGTGTTGTCGAGGTGACAGACAGCTGTGTCCGCATCACGGTCAGGGGTCACGATGGCGAATTGaccgagaaggaggtcCCGGCCAGCCTTGTACTGTGGAGCACGGGCATTG cgaTGCAGCCGTTCACCCGGCGGATGGTGGAAAAGTTGCCAAACCAGTTCAACAGCAAGGCTGTGCAGGTTGACCCGTTCCTCCGTGTTGAGGGTGCGCCGAAGGGCTCCATCTACGCGAtcggcgacgcgtcgacaaTCCACCTGAATATGCTGGCGGACCTGCTGCTGATCTGGGAAAAGTTTGACGACAACCGCGACGACAAGCTGACCTacgacgagtgggagcTCATGGCCAAGCACATCCAGAAGAAGTATCCCGTCACGTCCGAGTACCTTGCCGAGAT CCGCGACGTTTTCACCGAGTttgacaaggaggagcgcggccaCCTGTCGCTCAACCAGGTCGCCGACATGTTCGTCAAGATGACGTCCAAGGTGACTGTGCTCCCTGCCACTGCACAGGTCGCCGCACAACAGGGCGAGTACCTTGGCCGTCTATTTGGCAAGATGGAGCGTAAGAGAgagacgctcgaggtcgaggacattgacgagctcgacgacgtggaACATTACCACCCCTTCAAGTTCCTCAACCTTGGGTCGCTGGCGTATATTGGCAACTCTGCGGCATTCGATGTCGGCGGGTACGGCAGCGCCGGAGGCCTGGTGGCCATGTACGCCTGGCGCTCGGTGTACTGGAGCATGCAGGTATCGATGCGGTCGCGCTTCATGCTCATGCTGGATTGGGTCAAGCGCGGTCTATTCGGGCGCGACCTGTCCAAGTTTTAG
- the OLE1 gene encoding uncharacterized protein (Fatty acid desaturase): MSASTKQAATPVAQASGKPVANMIDPERDDFLVPDNYVTRTVENMKMLPPVTWRNLHKNIQWISFLALTIPPAMAIYGLLTTPFQLKTFIWSVVYYFITGLGITAGYHRLWAHRSYNASKPLQYFLALAGAGSVQGSIKWWSRGHRAHHRYTDTKLDPYSAHEGFWHAHMGWMLVKPRGKIGVADVSDLSKNSVVRWQHNNYVSLLFFMGLIFPTLVAGLGWGDWWGGLFFAGAGRLVFVHHSTFCVNSLAHWLGETPFDNKHTPKDHFITALVTVGEGYHNFHHQFPMDFRNAIKWWQYDPTKWFIWTMAQLGLASHLKKFPDNEIRKGQYTMKLIKLQEQSEQLEWPKHANDLPIISWEDFQAESKTRALIAVHGFIHDCTSFTEDHPGGAHLIKRAIGTDSTTAFFGGVYDHSNAAHNLLAMMRVGVLDGGMEVEHLKVGRLTRSNSADSLISSASSMSASSILSEVEDMDKPERKPVYQPVAQVSNPWTLAVPPSEKYRIIRSSPEIRPGLVSRVQSAASP; this comes from the coding sequence ATGTCCGCTTCAACAAAGCAGGCAGCGACGCCAGTCGCTCAGGCCTCGGGCAAGCCGGTCGCTAACATGATCGACcccgagcgcgacgacttTCTCGTCCCCGACAACTATGTCACTCGTACCGTGGAGAACATGAAGATGCTCCCGCCCGTGACATGGCGTAACCTCCACAAGAACATCCAGTGGATTTCGTTCCTCGCCCTGACCATCCCCCCCGCCATGGCCATTTACGGTCTACTTACCACCCCCTTCCAACTCAAGACGTTCATTTGGTCGGTCGTCTACTACTTTATCACTGGTCTCGGTATCACTGCCGGTTACCACCGTCTTTGGGCTCACCGCTCCTACAACGCCTCCAAGCCACTCCAGTACTTCCTCGCACTTGCTGGCGCCGGTTCCGTCCAGGGCTCAATCAAGTGGTGGTCGCGCGGCCACCGCGCTCACCACCGCTACACCGACACCAAGCTTGACCCCTACTCGGCTCACGAGGGCTTCTGGCACGCTCACATGGGCTGGATGCTCGTCAAGCCTCGCGGCAAGATTGGAGTCGCCGACGTCTCGGACCTGAGCAAGAACTCGGTTGTCCGTTGGCAGCACAACAACTAcgtctccctcctcttcttcatgGGCCTCATCTTCCCGACTCTTGTCGCTGGCCTCGGTTGGGGAGACTGGTGGGGCGGACTCTTCTTCGCCGGTGCCGGTCGCCTCGTGTTTGTTCACCACTCGACCTTCTGCGTAAACTCGCTTGCCCACTGGCTCGGTGAGACCCCCTTTGACAACAAGCACACCCCCAAGGACCACTTTATCACTGCGCTTGTCActgtcggcgagggctACCACAACTTCCACCACCAGTTCCCTATGGACTTCCGTAACGCCATCAAGTGGTGGCAGTACGACCCCACCAAGTGGTTCATCTGGACTATGGCTcagcttggcctcgccTCGCACCTCAAGAAGTTCCCCGACAACGAGATCCGCAAGGGCCAGTACACCATGAAGCTTATCAAGCTCCAGGAGCAGTCTGAGCAGCTCGAGTGGCCCAAGCACGCCAACGACCTTCCCATCATTTCGTGGGAGGACTTCCAGGCCGAGTCCAAGACACGTGCCCTCATCGCCGTCCACGGCTTCATCCACGACTGCACTTCGTTCACTGAGGACCACCCCGGAGGCGCGCACCTCATCAAGCGCGCTATCGGTACCGACTCGACCACAGCCTTCTTCGGCGGTGTTTACGACCACTCGAACGCCGCACACAACCTTCTCGCCATGATGCGTGTCGgtgtcctcgacggcggcatGGAGGTTGAGCACCTCAAGGTCGGCCGCCTCACCCGCTCCAACTCTGCCGACTCGCTCATCTCGTCTGCTTCATCCATGTCAGCCTCGTCCATTCTctccgaggtcgaggacatggacaaGCCCGAGCGCAAGCCCGTCTACCAGCCGGTCGCACAGGTCTCCAACCCTTGGACTCTTGCTGTTCCACCCTCGGAGAAGTACCGCATCATCCGCAGCTCGCCCGAGATCCGGCCTGGGCTTGTTTCGCGCGTCCagagcgccgcctcgccttAA
- a CDS encoding uncharacterized protein (Zinc finger, C3HC4 type (RING finger)), translated as MSHSAPRGMPILSGPPPIVESPTCRQCARDFSLFRRARSCGHCGYEYCSSCLSDGQALMPRREAPRATGPFAELREAFRGSEPSTSGYDPEAVCVHCLAMLQVTAAPLDMLRALPLKRLKEYLSAYNIPTSGIIEKEGLVEAIVGARNPYTGTLLPDNESYYRRRSVPRHGRATGQQPRTPPTARPPPPNYARPPPNTRPPRPQQSQPRPQQSQPRPQQSQPRPQQSQPRPQAPSQPKPQARPPPPVPSILSLVALPRSYLATLSIGTLKAILYENHVRIDFKHVLEKEDLIGRVAELVADERRRLERQAREEEREAAEAAEATAAKQPSPTAEAESEGSGQSGEEEKKAPKPTMSPPTGSAPDIERGVCVVCQDQEATLAVVDCGHLAMCAHCSDLVMATSKECPLCRTRIVTPQRLIRIYRV; from the exons ATGTCGCATtctgcgccgcgcggcaTGCCTATCC TGTCCGGGCCGCCTCCTATCGTCGAGTCACCCA CGTGCAGACAGTGCGCCCGTGACTTTAGCCTTTTTCGCCGAGCCCGCTCATGCGGACACTGCGGGTACGAGTACTGCTCCTCCTGCCTATCGGACGGACAGGCGCTCATGCCGCGGCGGGAGGCACCGAGGGCAACGGGGCCATTCGCTGAACTCCGTGAGGCGTTCCGGGGCTCCGAGCCAAGCACGTCGGGATACGACCCCGAGGCAGTGTGCGTTCACTGTCTCGCCATGCTGCAAG TGACGGCCGCCCCGCTCGATATGCTACGTGCACTCCCTCTCAAGCGACTCAAGGAATACCTCTCGGCGTACAATATCCCCACGAGCGGAATTATCGAGAAGGAAggtctcgtcgaggccatcgTGGGGGCGCGTAATCCTTACACGGGAACGCTGCTGCCCGATAACGAGAGCTATTACCGCCGCCGTTCGGTGCCGCGTCATGGCCGAGCTACGGGCCAGCAACCTCGCACGCCACCAACTGCtcgtccgccgccgccgaatTACGCTCGGCCACCGCCGAACacgcgtccgcctcgacccCAACAATCCCAGCCTCGACCCCAACAATCCCAGCCTCGACCCCAACAATCCCAGCCTCGACCCCAACAATCccagcctcgacctcaagcccCGTCCCAGCCGAAGCCGCAGGCAcgcccaccaccgccgGTTCCGAGCATCCTCTCGCTCGTCGCACTGCCCAGATCATACCTCGCCACGCTCAGCATCGGTACCCTCAAGGCGATTCTCTACGAAAACCATGTGCGCATCGACTTCAAGCATGtgctcgagaaggaggacctGATTGGGCGTGTGGCCGAGTTAGTGGCGGAcgagcgtcgtcgtctAGAGCGGCAGGCtcgtgaggaggagcgcgaggcggccgaaGCCGCGGAAGCGACCGCTGCGAAGCAACCCTCACCTACAGCTGAAGCTGAAAGCGAGGGAAGCGGGCAAagtggggaggaagagaagaaGGCTCCCAAGCCGACAATGTCGCCACCTACTGGTTCGGCACCTGATATCGAGCGCGGCGTTTGCGTCGTCTGCCAGGATCAGGAGGCCACTCTGGCCGTCGTGGACTGTGGCCACTTGGCTATGTGTGCTC atTGCTCTGACCTTGTCATGGCGACCAGCAAGGAGTGTCCGTTATGCCGCACTCGCATCGTAACACCTCAGCGCCTAATCCGCATTTACCGCGTCTAG
- a CDS encoding uncharacterized protein (Vacuolar sorting 38 and autophagy-related subunit 14): MDTPEEPARRIRHISGVGIHELTLPGLVVTTGSPRMRRTSHSSLEAPHGRSRAPTLAGEGLHPHPHPVPVPEAGSDLTARPLARCFVSLTLPEEDPLPSPPPTPVRSSSAASRTRPSTRARTTSLPPKPVRSSSSSSLASIPSIPPSPGSPRRNGSAWPEKRSNRPAQVRRSTLGFPARTERAGPVPFFLSPIHEPSTQPRWANIERGDLAPWITGAECAGSRVDLAVWVEERGKWHRLPGVGGIIDLSELVPVPQGAVLPPNSVEFTFTSSPRTAFYLPPEGEIGPRREDEKGVVERSMRETRMKKGANFGGLHQLVNIQSVIADTGRSIADLQHQIDTLISADSDRSTLKRDVSERALRVRWIRDRVAEVERTTEEARARMTLHRGRLDARRALLKAAIERAEQTRAQSAELTTGISDIEEQRADILPQIYKRRARHAQDLDALFPIVPIDAPSLLYSVLGVPLPIPIGPKDPAPPLSLTPQQTPEGCPRIDERTTAAALGYAALVLQLIANLGGAAAGLAYPVTYAGSKSHVRDVVSVMQGPRSFPLYGRGVERYRYEYAVFLLNKDIELLMYEADIRMLDLRHTLPNLKNILLNLCSSEPPAPGPVMGPGWASGAGSRTSSRQPSLSWALRQRSASLASIGSIPRRSVSVSLQGDSPSLAAASIVSVGPTSTAASDSQTGFTTPPTVSPPHWTSPQRSSLSRVAASAEEDSGSSSDATVEPESPRSPPTIKA, encoded by the exons ATGGACACGCCCGAAGAG CCGGCCCGGCGTATTCGGCACATCTCGGGCGTGGGGATCCACgagctcaccctccccgGCCTGGTGGTGACGACAGGCTCACCCCGAATGAGACGGACGAGCCACTCGTCCCTCGAGGCGCCGCACGgtcgctcgcgcgcccCAACTCTGGCCGGCGAGGGATTacatccccatccccatcccgTTCCCGTGCCCGAGGCAGGGAGCGACCTAACCGCCCGTCCTCTGGCGCGCTGCTTCGtctccctcaccctccccgAAGAGGACCCTTTGCCTTCGCCTCCACCAACACCGGTCCGCAGTTCCTCCGCAGCCAGCCGGACGCGCCCATCAACCCGCGCTCGTACCACTTCACTACCCCCCAAGCCGGTGCGGAGCTCCAGCAGTTCCAGCCTCGCCTCCATTCCCTCCATTCCTCCATCGCCCGGCTCGCCAAGACGAAATGGGAGCGCGTGGCCCGAGAAACGCAGCAACCGCCCGGCACAAGTCCGCCGCTCGACCCTCGGCTTCCCGGCCAGGACTGAACGAGCTGGCCCAGTCCCGTTCTTCCTCTCCCCGATCCACGAACCGTCCACCCAACCCCGGTGGGCCAATATCGAGCGGGGCGACCTAGCTCCATGGATCACCGGCGCTGAATGTGCTGGCTCGCGagtcgacctcgccgtttgggtcgaggaacgcggTAAATGGCACCGCTTGCCCGGCGTTGGTGGGATCATCGACCTCTCCGAACTCGTACCTGTTCCGCAAGGTGCTGTACTGCCGCCCAATTCTGTGGAGTTTACATTTACATCCTCTCCACGCACAGCATTCTACCTACCCCCAGAAGGAGAGATAGGGCCACGCCGAGAAGACGAGAAAGGCGTCGTTGAGCGCAGCATGCGAGAGACGCGTATGAAGAAGGGGGCGAATTTCGGCGGGCTGCACCA actTGTCAATATCCAGTCGGTGATTGCCGATACAGGGCGGAGTATCGCCGACCTGCAGCACCAGATTGACACGCTCATCTCCGCCGACAGCGACCGCTCAACACTCAAGCGCGACGTTAGCGAGCGCGCCCTCCGCGTCAGATGGATCCGGGatcgcgtcgccgaggttgagcgcaCGActgaggaag CACGCGCACGCATGACGCTCCATCGCGGACGCCTGgatgcgcggcgcgcccTTCTCAAGGCAGCGATCGAAAGAGCCGAGCAGACGCGGGCCCAGAGCGCAGAGCTCACCACGGGGATTTCCGATATAGAGGAGCAACGAGCCGACATCCTACCCCAGATCTACAagcggcgtgcgcgccacgcgcaggacctcgacgcgctctTCCCCATTGTGCCCATCGACGCTCCGTCGCTCCTCTACTCGGTCCTCGGCGTgcccctccccatccccatcgGGCCCAAGGACcccgccccacccctctccctcacaCCTCAGCAGACCCCCGAAGGCTGTCCACGCATCGATGAGCGCACTACCGCCGCTGCGCTGGGGTACGCTGCCCTAGTGCTCCAGCTCATCGCCAACCTCGGTGGCGCCGCAGCCGGTCTCGCATACCCCGTGACTTATGCGGGGAGTAAGAGCCACGTGCGTGACGTCGTGAGCGTTATGCAAGGCCCGCGCTCGTTCCCATTGTATGGCCGGGGCGTCGAACGCTATCGCTACGAGTACGCCGTGTTCTTGCTGAACAAGGATATCGAGCTG ctgATGTACGAGGCGGATATCCGGATGCTCGACCTGCGACACaccctccccaacctcaaAAACATATTGCTCAACCTCTGTTCTTCCGAACCACCAGCCCCAGGACCAGTTATGGGACCAGGATGGGCGAGTGGCGCTGGCAGCCGCACGTCTAGCCGCCAACCTAGCTTAAGTTGGGCATTGCGGCAGCGCAGTGCCTCTCTGGCCTCGATCGGTTCCATCCCCCGCCGCTCAGTCAGCGTGAGCCTGCAAGGAGACTCACCGTCGTTAGCCGCGGCAAGTATTGTGAGCGTCGGCCCAACCTCTACAGCGGCGTCGGACAGCCAGACGGGATTCACCACCCCTCCAACGGTGTCGCCACCGCACTGGACGAGTCCGCAGCGTTCATCTCTGAGCAGAGTGGCAGCCAGTGCAGAGGAAGATAGTGGTTCAAGCTCGGACGCGACAGTCGAGCCAGAGTCCCCCCGCTCACCGCCTACCATCAAGGCGTGA
- the ZTA1 gene encoding uncharacterized protein (Zinc-binding dehydrogenase) has translation MSTVIPKTMKAIQVEKTGGPEVNVMREVPVPTPKDDELLIKVEWTGANYIDNYRRSGLYKLDLPFFQGQDVVGTIVQLPKAAHQATELGELKLGQRVWSPVGASFAEYAAATWWKVAPLPDGVDPRDGVSMCTVALTAMALVRYSYAVKKGDYILVRAAAGGVGLVLCQLGKYLGAHVIATTSTEAKAKLAKENGAEAVLLTTASSEDNVKEILRLSEGRGVHAVFDGVGADTWEENFKVVRTNATIVTFGNASGPVPPFSPLKLSPKCLKVTRPTLFPFIANPEDFATLAKDMTDIVAAGGIKFAVHKEYPFTEEGVQQTQIDITGRGTTGKLLIHVA, from the exons ATGTCTACTGTCATCCCTAAGACCATGAAGGCCATCCAG GTCGAAAAGACCGGTGGCCCAGAGGTCAACGTCATGCGCGAGGTCCCCGTGCCGACGCCCAAGGACGATGAGCTCCTCATCAAGGTCGAGTGGACCGGTGCCAACTACATCGACAACT accGCCGCTCCGGACTGTacaagctcgacctccccTTCTTCCAGGGCCAGGACGTTGTCGGCACGATCGTGCAGCTCCCCAAGGCGGCGCACCAGGCGACCGAACTCGGCGAGCTTAAGCTCGGGCAGCGCGTGTGGTCTCCCGTCGGCGCCAGCTTTGCAGAgtacgccgccgcgactTGGTGGAAGGTCGCGCCGCTCCCTGACGGTGTCGACCCCAGGGACGGCGTGAGCATGTGCACCGTTGCGCTCACCGCGATGGCGCTCGTGCGCTACAGCTACGCCGTTAAGAAGGGCGACTACATCCTTGTCCGCGCGGCAGCTGGCGGTGTCGGACTTGTTTTGTGCCAG CTGGGCAAGTACCTTGGCGCGCACGTCATCGCGACGACATCGActgaggccaaggccaagctcgcgaAGGAGaacggcgccgaggccgtcctcctcaccaccgcctcgtccgaggACAACGTCAAGGAG atcCTCCGCCTCTCCGAGGGCCGTGGCGTGCACGCCGTCTTTGACGGTGTCGGTGCCGACACGTGGGAGGAGAACTTCAAGGTCGTGCGCACGAACGCCACCATTGTGACGTTCGGTAACGCGTCTGGCCCAGTGCCGCCCTTCTCGCCGCTCAAGCTCTCGCCCAAGTGCCTCAAGGTCACACGCCCCACGCTTTTCCCGTTCAtcgccaaccccgaggACTTTGCCACACTTGCCAAGGACATGACCGATATTGTCGCCGCGGGCGGGATCAAGTTTGCCGTGCACAAGGAGTACCCCTTCACAGAGGAGGGCGTGCAGCAGACGCAGATCGACATCACGGGCCGCGGCACGACCGGTAAGCTCCTCATCCATGTCGCCTAG
- a CDS encoding uncharacterized protein (Nucleoside-diphosphate-sugar epimerase family protein), with product MTRPVLVTGASGKQGGAVVQALLDQPDDIVILAVTRNPDSASAQKLAAHGVKLVKGDLDNVPAIFEAAKAISPTGKIWGVFSVQATSLTTDAVNIESNAEVKQGIALIDQAVQAGVTHFVYSSVDRGGEERSWENPTDVPHFRTKAIIETHLRDTGSNMTWAILRPAIFMDNITPDMVGKGIMTSVRDVMGDKKMPWIAVKDIGFFGAMLLRDPKTWNGRALSLGSDAVNFDEINKTFRKVTGQDVPTTYSFIATGMRWALTDMGKMFAWFKRDGYNVDSKELKRLHPGMLDLEAWLRTQSAWKTK from the coding sequence ATGACCCGCCCAGTCCTCGTCACCGGCGCGTCCGGCAAACaaggcggcgcggtcgtCCAAGCACTCCTCGACCAGCCGGACGACATTGTCATTCTGGCCGTAACGCGCAACCCCGACTCTGCGTCGGCCCAGAAACTCGCTGCCCACGGCGTAaagctcgtcaagggcgACTTGGACAACGTCCCGGCCATCTTTGAAGCTGCGAAGGCCATCTCGCCCACCGGCAAGATCTGGGGTGTCTTCAGTGTCCAAGCCACATCGCTGACCACGGACGCCGTAAACATCGAATccaacgccgaggtcaagcagGGCATCGCGCTCATCGACCAAGCCGTCCAAGCCGGTGTCACGCATTTCGTCTACTCGTCCGTCGACCggggaggcgaggagaggagcTGGGAAAACCCGACCGACGTACCCCATTTCCGCACAAAGGCAATCATCGAGACCCATCTTCGCGACACAGGCTCGAATATGACATGGGCGATTCTGAGGCCGGCGATTTTCATGGATAACATCACGCCAGACAtggtggggaaggggatTATGACGTCGGTTCGCGACGTCATGGGCGATAAGAAGATGCCGTGGATAGCGGTCAAGGATATCGGGTTTTTTGGGGCGATGCTGTTGCGCGATCCCAAGACTTGGAATGGTCGGGCATTATCTCTCGGAAGTGACGCGGTCAACTTTGATGAAATCAACAAGACGTTCCGCAAGGTTACGGGACAAGACGTGCCGACGACATATAGTTTTATCGCAACGGGAATGCGATGGGCCCTCACGGATATGGGCAAGATGTTTGCGTGGTTCAAGCGCGACGGATACAACGTCGACTCGAAAGAGCTCAAGCGTCTCCATCCAGGCATGCTTGACCTTGAAGCATGGTTACGAACCCAGAGCGCGTGGAAGACCAAGTAG